AAGATGACGGCTTGCGCCGAGGTCTGCCCGACGGGCGCTACCACCTTCGGAGAGCGTAGCCAGATTCTGCGCGAAGCGCGCCGCCGGCTTCTCGAAGATCCCCATTACGTGCAGAAGATTTACGGCGAGCAGGAATTTGGCGGTGCCTCGGTTTTCTTCATCTCCGACGTGCCGTTTGAGAAATTAGGTTTTGTCGCCCCAAGCCCGGAGCCGCTCCCGTCGGTAACAGCTGCGGCCTTAGGTGAGGTGCCAACAGTAGTGCTGGTCGGAGGCAGTCTGCTCGCAGGACTGTATTGGATCACCCAGCGGCGGCGCGAAGTCGCGTTGGCGGAGCAAAAGGAAAGAGAAAGGAGCTAGACCATGAGGGAAAACAAACCCTTCTTTACGCTCTGGCGGTTCATCACCGCAGCTATCTTTGCCGTTGGTCTGTGGGCGACCTACTTGAGGTTCGGAGTAGGCTGGCGTGCGGCGACCAACCTGAGCGATGCTCAGCCGTGGGGAATCTGGGTAGGTCTGGCTACGCTCTGCGGCGTCGGCTTATCGGCTGGTGGATTTGCCACTGCAGCCATCGTTTATCTGCTGGGCATGGAACGCTACCGTCCGGTCGTGCGCACATCCATTATGATCGCCTTCCTCGGATATCTTTCCGTGTGCCTGGGCTATGCCTATGAACTGGGATTGCCCTGGAGATTCTGGCACCCCATCGTCTATTGGAATCGAAAATCGGTGCTGTTTGAGGTCTCCTGGTGCATCATGCTCTACACGACGGTGCTGGCAATTGAGTTTTCACCCGCCCTGGTTGAAAAACTGCGCTGGAAGCGCATTCGCGACGGGTACCTGCATTGGCATCACCGTTTGGTCATCGCCGTCGTCCTGGCAGGAGTATTGCTCTCCTCGCTGCATCAGTCCTTCCTGGGGGGCTTATTTCTGATTACCAAGGGGAAGGAATACCCGTTGTGGTTCAGCACTCATCTGACAACCTTGTTCTATCTGTCAGCAATTCCAGCCGGCCTCGCCATGGTGATCCTGGCACTCTATCTCTCCATGCGCTCTCTGGGTGTGCGCATCGATCCCGGCATTCTCCAGGAAATCAGTGCAGTGATCCCTCCGCTGCTGGCCATCTTTGCCATATTCCGCTTTGTCGATCTGGCGCATGAGGGCGGCTTGCCTTACCTGTTTTTGCGGCGTCCGGAAACTGCTTACTTCTGGCTGGAAATCCTGCTATTTATCCTCGCGCCGCTGGTGCTGTTCAACCTGAATCGCGTGCGCCACACCCCGATGGGTCTCTACTGGGCCAGTGTCGTCACCATCATGGGGTTCATCACCAACCGCATTAATGTTTCGATAACCGCTCTGGAATACAGCACGAAGGCTGGTTACGTTCCTAAGTGGCCGGAAATGGCTATCACCGTGATGCTGGTTACCGCAGCTGTACTGGCGTTTCGCTATTCCGTGCTTTACCTGGACATCCTGCCGAGAACGCGGACGAGCAAAGTCTGGCTCGCCAATGCTGGAGTCGTAGCCAACGCATAGCTCGTCCGCAAGAGTGTGGTCTGATCGCATCGCGGCGAACCTGCTGCGATGCGCTTTTTGTGAGGGCTTACCAGAGGCTGATGCTAGGCACCAATCAGTTTTTCCAGGGCTGGCCGGTCGTGAATTAGTAAGGTTGAACCTTTCAGGGTGGCATAATGCTTCCGCTTAAACTCGGCTAGTAAGCGCGTAACCGTCTCTCTTGAGGTTCCGATAATCTGCGCAATCTCCTCATGCGTTAATCCCAGCTTGGCGCGCGCACCCTCGCGCGTGTTCTCGGCATCGGCGGTAAGCTCGAGGAGGAAACGGGCTAACTTCTCGCCGGCCGAATGTGACAATCCGAGGGAACGAATCAGGTCGTAAGCGCTGTGGCAGTTGTCGCTCAGATGTTGAGCGGCCTGCAGGCAGGCGGCACCGTTTTGTTCGAGAAATTTGAGAAAGTCGTCGCGTTTGACAAAATTGACTTGAGCCGGCTGGATGGTCTCAGCCGTAAGTTCGTACGGGCTGCCTGAAACACAGGCGTGCAAACCCAGAACCTCTCCTGGTTCCACTAGCTTGAGAATGAGAGTCTTGCCCTCCGCGGAATTGACGGACAGCTTTACTCGCCCGCGGCACAGCATGTAAATGCCGCGCGGAGACTGGCCCTCTATAAACAGAACTGCGCCACGTGGATATGCGGTAGGAAATTTGATCTTTTCGAAGGCCTCAAGTACCTCACGGGGAAGCGCACAGAAGAAGTTGTCACTCCTAAGCTTGCAAATCAGGCAGTTTTCAACCAGTTGTAAACCGTAAGGAGCACCCACGGCTTCCTCCATCCCCCTTGGCCAGTCCAATCGCGCAAACACTACCTGTCAGGAGCTGATGTGCGGCTTAAGAATACCACTTTGTCGAGCAAGGGTGATCCGACGACCTCAGCCTGGCGGTAACTCTAGAACAGGTTGCAAAACTCGGCCCTCTACCTTATGGTGTACCTCCCTCTGCTGGAACACGAGCGCCTCAATCATTCGATCGGCTCAGAACTAAAGCTATGCGAGCGCTGGACCGGAATTGATAAGACATGCTAGCCGTATGAGTGCCCCCGGACTCGGACATGCCCACGTTTGCCGCTGTTGATATCGGAGCGAATTCCGTTCGCCTGAAGATTGCTCGTCTAACCGGACGCAAGCTCGAAGTCCTGCATGAAGATCGCGAGGTAACCCGGCTTGGTGCCCCGGTGTTTCGCTCCGGCCTGCTTTCGCCGCAGGCCATGGCCAACACCATAAAGGTACTGCAGCGATTCCATCGTGCTACTCAAGACCACGGGGCGGAGTTGGTGCGCGTAGTGAGCACCAGCCCGCTGCGGGATGCACGCAACGCTTCGGCCTTCATCGACTGGGTGCGGTCGGCTACAGGATGGCGGGTAGAAGTCATTTCTGGGCTTGAAGAAGGGCGTCTGATCCACTTGGGGGTGGTCTCAAACCTGCGTGTCGGCCGTGGGAATCTCTTGCTCATCGATTTGGGCGGCGGCAGTTGTGAGCTGACTACCTCCCGCGAAGGTCAGATCGAGCGAATGTTCAGCCTTCCATTGGGAGCGGTACGGCTGACACAGGAATTTCTGCCCCATGATCCACCCAAGAAGAAAGAACTGGAGCGGCTGCAGGAATATATTCAGCGAGAGATCAGCCGCATTGAGAGGAAGGTTCTGGACCATCGAACCCGAGTCTGTATTGCCACCTCCGGGACGGCAGCCGCACTCGCCGGCCTGTATTCGGCCACTCATTCCAAGGAGCAGAACTCGAATCTCGTGCCACGCTCGGGGGTAATTCGTCTAACCACAACCCTGGCTGGCTACGATCTCCAGCAACGCACTGCTCTGAGAGGAATTGGTCCCAGGCGCGCGGAGATTATCGTTGCTGGAACGATGGTGTTTTCCGAGCTGTTGACTCGCCTGAAGCTTCCCGGCTTTCGATATTCCGAGTTGGGCCTCAGGGACGGGCTGCTCGATCAAATGGTCGCCGACTACGACGCCGGCACGCGCTACCGCAAACAGGTTGAGTCAGAGCGGCAGAGTGCTTTGCTGGCGGCGGCCAGACACTTTGGCGTGGACTTGCAGTTCGCCGCTCGTGTGAAGAGGCTGGCCATCATGCTTTTCCACGGCATGAGGAAGGTCCACCGTCTGCCTGCCGAATATGAAGAGTGGCTGGCAGCTGCCTGCATGCTGCAAGAAGTGGGGTCGTTTATCAATCGAGCGGGCCGGCATCGACATACCTATTACATCATCGCGAACTCTGAGATTTTCGGCTTCACCATCCAGCAACGGCGTATCATCGCGGCCGTTGCCCGCTACATCGGGAAGTCCCGACCCACGCCTGGGGACCGGATCGTCCGGATGGTGGGATTTGGCGACCGCGACCAGATTGCGAAAGCGGTTATGCTATTGCGTCTGGCCCGTGCACTCGACCAATCCCGCCGCGGGGCAGTACAAAACCTGAGGGTTCGCGTACAGTCGGACCGTGTAATCCTTAAGCTGTCAACCAGGCGATCCGGTGCGGATCTCGAATTGTGGGCACTGGAAAAAGAGCGCAACTATTTCCGCGATGTCTTCGGCCGCGAACTGGTTCCCATGCTTTCCTGAATCTTGCGAACCAACTTGGGCGTGAGGCACCAGTTCAGCAGCGGAGCTCCCCTGCCTTCCAGCTCTACTCTCGCCAGTCCGCCTTTCTTCAGATAAATCG
This genomic stretch from Terriglobales bacterium harbors:
- the nrfD gene encoding NrfD/PsrC family molybdoenzyme membrane anchor subunit; its protein translation is MRENKPFFTLWRFITAAIFAVGLWATYLRFGVGWRAATNLSDAQPWGIWVGLATLCGVGLSAGGFATAAIVYLLGMERYRPVVRTSIMIAFLGYLSVCLGYAYELGLPWRFWHPIVYWNRKSVLFEVSWCIMLYTTVLAIEFSPALVEKLRWKRIRDGYLHWHHRLVIAVVLAGVLLSSLHQSFLGGLFLITKGKEYPLWFSTHLTTLFYLSAIPAGLAMVILALYLSMRSLGVRIDPGILQEISAVIPPLLAIFAIFRFVDLAHEGGLPYLFLRRPETAYFWLEILLFILAPLVLFNLNRVRHTPMGLYWASVVTIMGFITNRINVSITALEYSTKAGYVPKWPEMAITVMLVTAAVLAFRYSVLYLDILPRTRTSKVWLANAGVVANA
- a CDS encoding Crp/Fnr family transcriptional regulator; its protein translation is MGAPYGLQLVENCLICKLRSDNFFCALPREVLEAFEKIKFPTAYPRGAVLFIEGQSPRGIYMLCRGRVKLSVNSAEGKTLILKLVEPGEVLGLHACVSGSPYELTAETIQPAQVNFVKRDDFLKFLEQNGAACLQAAQHLSDNCHSAYDLIRSLGLSHSAGEKLARFLLELTADAENTREGARAKLGLTHEEIAQIIGTSRETVTRLLAEFKRKHYATLKGSTLLIHDRPALEKLIGA
- a CDS encoding Ppx/GppA phosphatase family protein yields the protein MPTFAAVDIGANSVRLKIARLTGRKLEVLHEDREVTRLGAPVFRSGLLSPQAMANTIKVLQRFHRATQDHGAELVRVVSTSPLRDARNASAFIDWVRSATGWRVEVISGLEEGRLIHLGVVSNLRVGRGNLLLIDLGGGSCELTTSREGQIERMFSLPLGAVRLTQEFLPHDPPKKKELERLQEYIQREISRIERKVLDHRTRVCIATSGTAAALAGLYSATHSKEQNSNLVPRSGVIRLTTTLAGYDLQQRTALRGIGPRRAEIIVAGTMVFSELLTRLKLPGFRYSELGLRDGLLDQMVADYDAGTRYRKQVESERQSALLAAARHFGVDLQFAARVKRLAIMLFHGMRKVHRLPAEYEEWLAAACMLQEVGSFINRAGRHRHTYYIIANSEIFGFTIQQRRIIAAVARYIGKSRPTPGDRIVRMVGFGDRDQIAKAVMLLRLARALDQSRRGAVQNLRVRVQSDRVILKLSTRRSGADLELWALEKERNYFRDVFGRELVPMLS